The following proteins are co-located in the Microbacterium immunditiarum genome:
- a CDS encoding Rv3235 family protein: MPAGSARAYPRDDPFDITRHFAPQRTSTAALPDPAPLLRNLTVGVLEVFAGVRDVDQLARWLSEDAYRKLVTRSNLAARARSARGVPATRPVHAILSVHHSSPADGIVEGVVIVAGPARTRAVAMRLEGTDRRWRATSLALL, from the coding sequence ATGCCCGCGGGCTCCGCCCGCGCATACCCAAGAGACGATCCGTTTGACATCACCCGGCACTTCGCACCGCAGCGAACTTCGACCGCGGCGCTGCCCGACCCCGCGCCGCTGCTGCGCAACCTGACGGTCGGCGTCCTCGAAGTGTTCGCCGGCGTGCGCGATGTCGACCAGCTCGCGCGATGGCTGAGCGAAGACGCCTACCGCAAGCTCGTCACCCGCTCGAACCTCGCCGCCCGCGCGCGCAGCGCGCGCGGCGTACCGGCGACGCGCCCCGTCCACGCGATCCTCTCGGTGCACCACTCCTCCCCCGCCGACGGAATCGTCGAGGGCGTCGTCATCGTCGCGGGACCCGCACGCACGCGTGCGGTCGCGATGCGGCTCGAGGGCACCGACAGGCGCTGGCGCGCGACGTCGCTCGCGCTGCTGTGA
- a CDS encoding pyridoxal phosphate-dependent aminotransferase, protein MTLRPLDQSSKLKGVLYEIRGQALVEADRLESEGHTILKLNTGNPATFGFEAPFQIVRDMIEAIPHAHGYSDSRGIMSARRAVVSRYEEVPGFPLFDPDDVYLGNGVSELITMTMQALLDEGDEVLIPAPDYPLWTAMTSLADGTPVHYLCDSVNGWQPDLDDIRAKITPRTKAIVVINPNNPTGAVYTREALEGIVEIAREHSLLLLSDEIYDRILYDDAVHIPLATLAPDLLCLTFNGLSKTYRVAGYRSGWLVITGPKKHAAGFLEGIQLLASTRLCPNVPAQHAVQAALSGVQSIDALIAPAGRLHEQRDAAWEALEAIPGVTCHRPEGALYAFPQFDPEVYDIRDDAKLVYDFLVAEHVLIVQGTGFNWPTPDHVRIVTLPEARVLTEAIERLGNFLASYRQ, encoded by the coding sequence ATGACCCTCCGTCCTCTCGATCAGTCCAGCAAGCTCAAGGGTGTCCTCTACGAGATCCGCGGGCAGGCACTGGTCGAGGCCGACAGGCTCGAGTCCGAGGGCCACACGATCCTCAAGCTCAACACGGGCAACCCCGCGACATTCGGCTTCGAGGCGCCCTTCCAGATCGTGCGCGACATGATCGAGGCGATCCCCCATGCCCACGGATACAGCGACAGCCGCGGCATCATGTCCGCGCGCCGGGCCGTCGTGTCGCGCTACGAGGAGGTGCCGGGGTTCCCCCTCTTCGACCCCGACGACGTCTACCTCGGCAACGGCGTGTCCGAGCTCATCACGATGACGATGCAGGCGCTGCTGGACGAGGGCGACGAGGTGCTCATTCCGGCGCCCGATTACCCGCTGTGGACGGCGATGACGAGCCTCGCCGACGGCACTCCCGTGCACTATCTGTGCGACAGCGTGAACGGGTGGCAGCCCGACCTCGACGACATCCGCGCGAAGATCACCCCACGTACGAAGGCGATCGTGGTGATCAACCCCAACAACCCGACCGGGGCGGTCTACACGCGCGAGGCGCTCGAAGGAATCGTCGAGATCGCGCGCGAGCATTCGCTGCTGCTTCTGTCCGACGAGATCTACGACCGCATCCTGTACGACGACGCCGTGCACATCCCGCTCGCGACACTCGCCCCCGACCTGCTGTGCCTGACCTTCAACGGGCTGTCGAAGACCTACCGCGTGGCGGGGTACCGTTCAGGCTGGCTCGTCATCACCGGACCGAAGAAGCATGCGGCCGGTTTCCTCGAGGGCATCCAGCTCCTCGCCTCGACGCGCCTGTGCCCGAACGTGCCGGCCCAGCACGCCGTGCAGGCCGCCCTTTCGGGCGTCCAGTCCATCGACGCGCTCATCGCCCCCGCCGGACGCCTGCACGAGCAGCGCGACGCGGCGTGGGAGGCGCTCGAGGCGATCCCCGGCGTGACCTGCCACCGCCCCGAGGGCGCGCTCTACGCGTTCCCGCAATTCGACCCGGAGGTCTACGACATCCGCGACGACGCCAAGCTCGTGTACGACTTCCTCGTCGCCGAGCACGTCCTGATCGTGCAGGGGACGGGCTTCAACTGGCCGACCCCCGACCACGTGCGCATCGTGACGCTCCCCGAGGCACGCGTGCTCACCGAGGCGATCGAGCGGCTCGGCAACTTCCTCGCGTCGTACCGGCAGTGA
- the secA gene encoding preprotein translocase subunit SecA yields the protein MANPLEKLLRAGEGRILRRLQQVVKAVNALEEDYAQLTDEELRGETAELRARYDAGESLDRLMPEAFAAVREAAKRTIGQRHYDVQIMGGAALHLGNIAEMKTGEGKTLVATLPAYLNAIAGKGVHVVTVNDFLASYQSDLMGRIYRALGMTTGTIVAGQTPEVRREQYNADITYGTNNEFGFDYLRDNMAWRKEDLVQRGHFFSIVDEVDSILIDEARTPLIISGPSSGEANRWFVEFAKIARTLEPGMDYEVDEKKRTVGVLEPGIEKVEDYLGIDNLYESANTPLISFLNNSLKALALFKRDTDYVVMNDEVMIVDEHTGRILVGRRYNEGVHQAIEAKEGVPVKAENQTLATVTLQNYFRLYEKLSGMTGTAETEAAEFMSTYTLGVVQIPTNKPMVRKDMPDLVYKNEQAKFAQVVEDIARRHEQGQPVLVGTVSVEKSEYLSRLLAKKGIKHEVLNAKNHAREAEIVARAGRLGAVTVATNMAGRGTDIMLGGNAEFLAVQEMKARGLDPVETAEEYEAEWDTVYADVREKVAAEAETVVRAGGLYVLGTERHESRRIDNQLRGRSGRQGDPGESRFYLSLTDDLMRLFQSGAAEAILARTNFPDDVAIESGMVTRAIKSAQAQVEARNAEIRKNVLKYDDVLNRQREAIYSDRRHILQGDDIADRVQHFIEDAINAIIVDHTGSGHSENWDFDALWTELKTLYPVGVTIDEVVAEAAGRKGGITADGLNREILSDAKIAYQKREEQLGAPAMRELERRVVLQVLDRRWRDHLYEMDYLKDGIGLRAMAQRDPLIEYQREGYQMFQAMMGQIKEESVGYLYNLEVEVRRAGEGEQATQVEAKGLTAPTVDGQRLQYTAANDAGEVEVRNERGQVQQAATRLRRAAAAAAAAPQQQQPQQAPAAEAPRGAFGQRTDGADQPAQQQAPLNRAQRRAAERKR from the coding sequence GTGGCCAACCCTCTCGAGAAACTGCTCCGCGCCGGTGAAGGACGCATCCTGCGCCGGCTCCAGCAGGTCGTGAAGGCCGTCAACGCCCTCGAAGAGGACTACGCGCAGCTCACCGACGAAGAGCTGCGCGGCGAGACCGCGGAGCTGCGCGCACGCTACGACGCCGGCGAGTCCCTCGACCGCCTCATGCCCGAGGCCTTCGCCGCCGTCCGCGAGGCCGCCAAGCGCACAATCGGCCAGCGCCACTACGACGTGCAGATCATGGGCGGCGCGGCGCTCCACCTCGGAAACATCGCCGAGATGAAGACCGGTGAAGGAAAGACGCTCGTCGCGACGCTGCCCGCGTACCTCAACGCGATCGCCGGCAAGGGCGTGCACGTCGTCACCGTCAACGACTTCCTCGCGTCGTACCAGTCCGACCTCATGGGCCGCATCTACCGTGCGCTCGGCATGACGACGGGTACGATCGTCGCCGGCCAGACGCCCGAGGTGCGCCGTGAGCAGTACAACGCCGACATCACGTACGGCACGAACAACGAGTTCGGCTTCGACTACCTGCGCGACAACATGGCCTGGCGCAAGGAGGACCTCGTCCAGCGCGGCCACTTCTTCTCCATCGTCGACGAGGTCGACTCGATCCTCATCGACGAGGCGCGCACCCCGCTCATCATCTCGGGTCCGTCCTCCGGCGAGGCCAACCGCTGGTTCGTCGAGTTCGCCAAGATCGCGCGCACGCTCGAGCCGGGCATGGACTACGAGGTCGACGAGAAGAAGCGCACGGTCGGTGTGCTGGAGCCCGGCATCGAGAAGGTCGAGGACTACCTCGGCATCGACAACCTGTACGAGTCGGCGAACACGCCGCTCATCTCGTTCCTCAACAACTCGCTCAAGGCGCTCGCGCTCTTCAAGCGCGACACCGACTACGTCGTCATGAACGACGAGGTCATGATCGTCGACGAGCACACCGGTCGCATCCTCGTGGGCCGCCGCTACAACGAGGGCGTGCACCAGGCGATCGAGGCCAAGGAGGGCGTGCCGGTCAAGGCCGAGAACCAGACGCTCGCGACCGTGACGCTGCAGAACTACTTCCGTCTGTACGAGAAGCTCTCGGGCATGACCGGCACGGCTGAGACCGAGGCGGCCGAGTTCATGTCGACGTACACGCTCGGCGTGGTCCAGATCCCGACGAACAAGCCCATGGTCCGCAAGGACATGCCCGACCTCGTCTACAAGAACGAGCAGGCCAAGTTCGCGCAGGTCGTCGAAGACATCGCGCGTCGCCACGAGCAGGGGCAGCCGGTCCTCGTCGGAACGGTGAGCGTCGAGAAGAGCGAGTACCTGTCGCGGCTGCTCGCGAAGAAGGGCATCAAGCACGAGGTCCTCAACGCGAAGAACCACGCGCGCGAGGCCGAGATCGTCGCTCGCGCGGGCCGCCTGGGCGCGGTCACCGTCGCGACCAACATGGCCGGTCGCGGCACCGACATCATGCTCGGAGGGAACGCGGAGTTCCTCGCCGTGCAGGAGATGAAGGCGCGCGGTCTCGACCCGGTCGAGACAGCGGAGGAGTACGAGGCCGAGTGGGACACCGTCTACGCCGATGTGCGCGAGAAGGTGGCCGCCGAGGCGGAGACGGTGGTTCGGGCCGGCGGTCTGTACGTGCTCGGCACGGAGCGTCACGAGTCCCGCCGCATCGACAACCAGCTGCGCGGTCGCTCGGGCCGTCAGGGCGACCCGGGTGAGAGCCGCTTCTACCTGTCGCTCACCGACGACCTCATGCGCCTGTTCCAGTCGGGCGCCGCCGAGGCGATCCTCGCCCGCACGAACTTCCCCGACGACGTCGCGATCGAGTCGGGCATGGTCACGCGCGCCATCAAGAGCGCGCAGGCGCAGGTCGAGGCGCGCAACGCCGAGATCCGCAAGAACGTCCTCAAGTACGACGACGTCCTGAACCGGCAGCGCGAGGCGATCTACTCCGACCGCCGCCACATCCTGCAGGGCGACGACATCGCAGACCGCGTCCAGCACTTCATCGAGGACGCGATCAACGCGATCATCGTCGACCACACGGGGTCGGGTCACAGCGAGAACTGGGACTTCGATGCGCTGTGGACGGAGCTGAAGACTCTCTATCCGGTCGGCGTCACGATCGACGAAGTCGTCGCCGAGGCCGCCGGCCGCAAGGGCGGCATCACCGCCGACGGCCTCAACCGCGAGATCCTCTCCGACGCGAAGATCGCCTACCAGAAGCGCGAGGAGCAGCTCGGCGCGCCCGCGATGCGCGAGCTGGAGCGCCGCGTCGTCCTGCAAGTGCTCGACCGCCGCTGGCGCGACCACCTCTACGAGATGGACTACCTGAAGGACGGCATCGGCCTGCGTGCGATGGCCCAGCGCGACCCGCTCATCGAGTACCAGCGCGAGGGCTACCAGATGTTCCAGGCGATGATGGGCCAGATCAAGGAGGAGTCGGTCGGCTACCTCTACAACCTCGAGGTCGAGGTCCGTCGCGCGGGCGAAGGCGAGCAGGCGACGCAGGTCGAGGCGAAGGGCCTCACCGCGCCGACCGTCGACGGCCAGCGGCTCCAGTACACCGCTGCGAACGACGCCGGCGAGGTCGAGGTGCGCAACGAGCGTGGTCAGGTGCAGCAGGCCGCGACCCGGCTGCGCCGGGCGGCGGCCGCGGCTGCAGCGGCGCCCCAGCAGCAGCAGCCGCAGCAGGCACCGGCCGCAGAGGCGCCTCGCGGGGCATTCGGACAGCGCACGGACGGCGCGGATCAGCCCGCGCAGCAGCAGGCGCCCCTGAACCGCGCTCAGCGCCGCGCCGCCGAGCGCAAGCGCTGA
- a CDS encoding PadR family transcriptional regulator has product MSVRQSLLAILEQGPCYGYQLRAEFDRRTGGTWPLNVGQIYNTLDRLERDGLVEKGAADEHGHVYWQITDAGSAAVREWLASPVERPAGTRDELAIKLAVAATLPGVGVTGILETQRRASHERLEALRGATYPGGDAQGPEGIAWSLVLDSMAFQTEAELRWLDHAERRLAENPDHSIGLELSTIRPKRGRPAASATR; this is encoded by the coding sequence ATGTCGGTGCGGCAGAGCCTCTTGGCCATCCTTGAACAGGGACCCTGCTACGGGTACCAGCTGCGGGCGGAGTTCGACCGGCGCACCGGCGGGACCTGGCCCCTCAACGTCGGGCAGATCTACAACACGCTCGACCGTCTCGAGCGCGACGGGCTCGTCGAGAAGGGCGCGGCCGACGAGCACGGTCACGTCTATTGGCAGATCACGGATGCCGGCTCCGCCGCCGTCCGGGAGTGGCTGGCCTCCCCCGTCGAACGCCCCGCCGGCACGCGGGACGAGCTCGCGATCAAGCTCGCGGTCGCCGCGACGCTGCCGGGGGTCGGCGTGACGGGGATCCTCGAGACGCAGCGGCGCGCGTCGCACGAGCGCCTCGAGGCGCTCCGCGGCGCGACCTATCCGGGCGGAGACGCCCAGGGACCCGAGGGCATCGCATGGTCTCTCGTGCTCGATTCGATGGCGTTCCAGACGGAGGCCGAGCTGCGATGGCTCGACCACGCCGAGCGGCGTCTCGCCGAGAATCCTGACCACTCGATCGGGCTCGAGCTGTCGACGATCCGGCCCAAGCGCGGGCGGCCCGCGGCATCCGCCACCCGCTGA
- a CDS encoding DEAD/DEAH box helicase → MTFADLALGDAVLKALRDVGYETPSAIQAATIPTLLAGRDVVGLAQTGTGKTAAFALPIIDRLDLSQKSPQALVLAPTRELALQVCEAFEKYASHLKGVHVLPVYGGQGYGVQLSALRRGVHIVVGTPGRIIDHLDKGTLDLSELKYLVLDEADEMLKMGFAEDVETILAETPDTKQVALFSATMPATIRRMSQQYLNDPEEITVKATTKTSANIAQRYLVVPWQQKMDALTRILEVENFDGMIVFGRTKNITEEIAEKLRARGYSAAAINGDIAQPQREKTVNQLKSGKLDILVATDVAARGLDVDRISHVVNYDIPTDAESYVHRIGRTGRAGRTGDAISFVTPRERGLVRMIERATRHELTEMPLPSVDEVNVTRLARFDDRITAALAEAERIEGFRDIVAHYVRNHDVPEVDVAAALAVVAQGDERLLLEPDPEPPARPERRERGAGRFERDGGERGDRGERRPRPPREGFATYRIAVGRRQRVEPRQIVGALANEGGLRRDDFGAIQIRPDFSLVELPADLSPETLDRLSGTRISGQLIQLRLDTGAPGRRFDRSPDRGPGSKDRRPSRRFDDDRPARKPRHRSDRED, encoded by the coding sequence ATGACGTTCGCAGACCTCGCCCTGGGCGATGCGGTGCTCAAGGCGCTGCGCGATGTGGGGTACGAGACACCGTCGGCCATCCAGGCCGCGACGATCCCGACCCTGCTCGCCGGCCGCGACGTCGTGGGCCTCGCGCAGACCGGCACCGGCAAGACGGCCGCGTTCGCGCTGCCGATCATCGACCGGCTCGACCTTTCGCAGAAGAGTCCGCAGGCGCTCGTGCTCGCCCCGACCCGCGAGCTCGCGCTGCAGGTATGCGAGGCGTTCGAGAAGTACGCGTCCCACCTCAAGGGCGTGCACGTGCTCCCCGTCTACGGCGGTCAGGGGTACGGCGTGCAGCTGTCGGCGCTCCGGCGTGGCGTGCACATCGTCGTGGGGACGCCCGGCCGCATCATCGACCACCTCGACAAGGGCACGCTCGACCTGTCGGAGCTCAAGTACCTCGTGCTCGACGAGGCCGACGAGATGCTCAAGATGGGATTCGCCGAGGACGTCGAGACGATCCTCGCCGAGACCCCCGACACGAAGCAGGTCGCCCTCTTCTCGGCGACGATGCCCGCGACGATCCGCCGCATGTCGCAGCAGTACCTCAACGATCCCGAAGAGATCACGGTCAAGGCGACGACCAAGACGTCGGCGAACATCGCGCAGCGCTACCTCGTCGTGCCGTGGCAGCAGAAGATGGATGCGCTCACGCGCATCCTCGAGGTCGAGAACTTCGACGGCATGATCGTCTTCGGCCGCACGAAGAACATCACGGAGGAGATCGCCGAGAAGCTCCGCGCCCGCGGGTACTCGGCCGCCGCGATCAACGGCGACATCGCCCAGCCCCAGCGCGAGAAGACGGTGAATCAGCTCAAGTCGGGCAAGCTCGACATCCTGGTGGCGACGGATGTGGCGGCCCGCGGCCTCGACGTCGACCGCATCTCCCACGTGGTGAACTACGACATCCCCACCGACGCCGAGTCGTACGTGCATCGCATCGGCCGCACGGGGCGCGCGGGCCGCACCGGTGACGCGATCAGCTTCGTCACGCCCCGCGAGCGCGGGCTCGTGCGCATGATCGAGCGCGCGACGCGGCACGAGCTCACCGAGATGCCGCTGCCGAGCGTCGACGAGGTCAACGTCACGCGCCTCGCGCGCTTCGACGACCGCATCACGGCGGCGCTCGCCGAGGCGGAGCGCATCGAGGGCTTCCGCGACATCGTCGCCCATTACGTCCGCAACCACGACGTGCCCGAGGTCGACGTGGCCGCCGCGCTCGCGGTGGTCGCGCAGGGCGACGAGCGGCTGCTGCTCGAGCCCGACCCCGAGCCCCCGGCACGCCCCGAGCGGCGCGAGCGGGGTGCGGGCCGGTTCGAGCGTGACGGCGGCGAGCGCGGCGACCGCGGCGAGCGACGCCCGCGCCCGCCCCGCGAGGGCTTCGCGACCTACCGCATCGCCGTCGGGCGCCGTCAGCGGGTCGAGCCCCGCCAGATCGTGGGCGCGCTCGCGAACGAAGGCGGCCTGCGTCGAGACGACTTCGGCGCGATCCAGATCCGCCCGGACTTCTCGCTCGTGGAGCTGCCCGCCGACCTCTCGCCCGAGACGCTCGACCGACTGTCGGGCACGCGCATCTCGGGACAGCTCATCCAGCTGCGCCTCGACACGGGAGCCCCGGGCAGGCGCTTCGACCGCTCGCCCGATCGCGGCCCCGGATCGAAGGACCGCCGCCCGTCGCGGCGCTTCGACGACGACCGGCCCGCGCGCAAGCCGCGGCACCGATCCGACCGCGAGGACTGA
- a CDS encoding MFS transporter: MTLTRTRWVPIGLLVVVGIAAGMQFAKVAAVFLPVAAAFDAPDTVAALFVSAPAIVGMVLGLTASVLAARIGFRRVIVACLAIGAVLSLVQSFLPPLPIFLGARVLEGVAHLGLVISCPVLIILLSAPRHVSLAMSLWGAFFGLAFAFAGWLAPIVEQAGGVGAVFLGHAILLAVLLGAVLLVLPHVPGEQPNRDAHAEGFFRAHVDAYRSPRQFLPGAVFIFHTLMYVPLVTFVPLFADASIAGVLLVWMPLVSIIGTIVAGFVGQYTTTPPVVLIVGYAGVAVLVIATWALLAGEIPILLVPLALMFFSGLIQGAAFGLIPSLSTDPTVTSRANGVLTQLGNLGSTVGPPLFASLIAGTGAAGFVPIMWLVVALCVGGGITSVIALRLTGARPLRSSVPDRAH; this comes from the coding sequence GTGACGCTCACGCGCACCCGCTGGGTGCCGATCGGACTGCTCGTCGTCGTCGGCATCGCGGCGGGCATGCAGTTCGCGAAGGTCGCAGCCGTCTTCCTGCCTGTGGCTGCGGCCTTCGACGCCCCTGACACGGTCGCGGCGCTGTTCGTGTCGGCGCCCGCGATCGTGGGGATGGTGCTGGGCCTCACCGCGAGCGTGCTCGCGGCGCGCATCGGGTTCCGCCGCGTCATCGTCGCGTGCCTGGCGATCGGGGCGGTCCTGTCGCTCGTGCAGTCGTTCCTGCCGCCGCTGCCGATCTTCCTCGGAGCGCGCGTGCTCGAAGGCGTCGCGCACTTGGGGCTCGTCATCTCGTGCCCTGTGCTCATCATCCTGCTGAGTGCGCCGCGGCACGTGTCGCTCGCGATGAGCCTTTGGGGCGCGTTCTTCGGACTCGCCTTCGCGTTCGCGGGCTGGCTCGCGCCGATCGTCGAGCAGGCGGGTGGCGTCGGCGCCGTCTTCCTCGGACACGCGATCCTCCTCGCTGTGCTGCTCGGAGCCGTCCTGCTCGTGCTGCCACACGTGCCGGGGGAGCAGCCGAATCGTGACGCGCATGCCGAGGGCTTCTTCCGCGCGCATGTCGACGCGTACCGGTCGCCGCGGCAGTTCCTGCCGGGCGCCGTGTTCATCTTCCACACGCTCATGTACGTGCCGCTCGTGACGTTCGTGCCGCTCTTCGCGGACGCGTCCATCGCGGGCGTGCTCCTCGTGTGGATGCCGCTCGTGAGCATCATCGGCACGATCGTCGCGGGCTTCGTCGGGCAGTACACCACGACACCCCCGGTCGTGCTCATCGTCGGCTACGCGGGCGTGGCCGTTCTCGTGATCGCGACGTGGGCGCTGCTGGCGGGCGAGATCCCGATCCTGCTCGTGCCGCTTGCGCTCATGTTCTTCTCGGGGCTCATCCAGGGCGCCGCGTTCGGACTGATCCCGTCGCTGTCGACCGACCCGACGGTGACCTCGCGCGCGAACGGCGTCCTGACGCAGCTCGGCAACCTCGGGTCGACGGTCGGCCCGCCGCTGTTCGCATCGCTCATCGCCGGCACCGGGGCTGCGGGTTTCGTGCCCATCATGTGGCTGGTCGTCGCGCTGTGCGTCGGCGGCGGCATCACGAGCGTGATCGCCCTGCGGCTCACGGGCGCGCGCCCGCTGCGCTCGTCGGTCCCCGACCGAGCGCACTGA
- the hpf gene encoding ribosome hibernation-promoting factor, HPF/YfiA family: METSIVGVGVGITDRFRTVVEEKAVRIEHLAPRAQRLDVKVTHQAYKNGRMEDDTVELTVTGKGPIVRAEATDGDKFAALDMAVDRLCQQLRRAKEKRVDARQHPRGATFKNGSLQGIDVEPVSADVLHAVATGEIPIIAGEDGEGDYTPVVIRTKNFEPEWLTVEEAVDRMELVGHDFFLFIDARTDHPSVVYRRKGWDYGVISLTTPAAPERAAS; encoded by the coding sequence ATGGAAACCAGCATCGTCGGCGTGGGTGTCGGTATCACCGATCGTTTCCGCACCGTGGTCGAAGAGAAGGCCGTCCGCATCGAGCACCTCGCGCCGCGCGCACAGCGTCTCGACGTCAAGGTCACGCACCAGGCGTACAAGAACGGACGCATGGAGGACGACACCGTCGAGCTGACGGTCACGGGCAAGGGCCCGATCGTCCGAGCCGAAGCGACCGACGGCGACAAGTTCGCCGCCCTCGACATGGCCGTCGACAGGCTGTGCCAGCAGCTCCGTCGGGCGAAGGAGAAGCGGGTCGACGCTCGTCAGCACCCGCGCGGGGCCACCTTCAAGAACGGATCCCTGCAGGGCATCGACGTCGAGCCGGTGTCGGCCGACGTGCTCCACGCCGTCGCGACCGGCGAGATCCCGATCATCGCGGGAGAGGACGGCGAGGGCGACTACACGCCCGTCGTCATCCGTACGAAGAACTTCGAGCCCGAGTGGCTCACGGTCGAAGAGGCCGTCGACCGCATGGAGCTTGTCGGACACGACTTCTTCCTCTTCATCGACGCGCGCACCGACCACCCGAGCGTCGTGTACCGCAGGAAGGGCTGGGACTACGGCGTGATCTCGCTGACGACGCCGGCCGCGCCCGAGCGCGCCGCTTCGTAG
- a CDS encoding phosphoribosyltransferase family protein gives MTSSDALAEIVARSLADAFALLLPVDCAGCDEPDIALCEACRDALAPAATCDRLASGLPVWSGLPFEGVAARVIRALKQDGRTGLARPLSMPLRAALAAATTSVGGVDAIVPVPTSRAAYRRRGFRVVELVARRAGVRTERLLLPARRVADQRGLGVEARRANVSGSMRARGTGARRVLVVDDVVTTGATLDEAARALRAAGADVAGGVCVARTPRHARASS, from the coding sequence GTGACCTCCTCCGACGCGCTCGCCGAGATCGTCGCGCGATCTCTCGCCGACGCGTTCGCACTGCTCCTCCCCGTGGACTGCGCCGGATGCGACGAACCCGACATCGCGCTGTGCGAAGCCTGCCGTGACGCGCTCGCACCTGCCGCGACGTGCGACCGCCTCGCATCGGGGCTCCCGGTGTGGAGCGGTCTGCCGTTCGAGGGCGTCGCGGCACGCGTCATCCGCGCCCTCAAGCAGGACGGGCGCACAGGACTCGCCCGGCCGCTCTCGATGCCGTTGCGCGCCGCTCTCGCCGCGGCGACCACGAGCGTGGGCGGGGTCGACGCCATCGTGCCCGTCCCGACGTCGAGGGCGGCGTACCGGCGCCGCGGATTCCGCGTCGTCGAGCTCGTCGCACGGCGTGCAGGCGTGCGCACCGAGCGTCTCCTCCTGCCCGCGCGGCGCGTCGCCGACCAGCGCGGGCTCGGCGTCGAGGCCCGTCGTGCGAACGTGAGCGGAAGCATGCGTGCGCGTGGCACGGGCGCGCGGCGCGTGCTCGTGGTCGACGATGTGGTCACGACCGGGGCGACCCTCGACGAGGCCGCTCGTGCTCTGCGCGCGGCCGGTGCCGACGTCGCGGGCGGCGTCTGCGTCGCTCGCACGCCGCGACACGCCCGGGCGTCGTCATAA